A window of the Lactuca sativa cultivar Salinas chromosome 7, Lsat_Salinas_v11, whole genome shotgun sequence genome harbors these coding sequences:
- the LOC111908183 gene encoding LOB domain-containing protein 18 isoform X2: MSNNGGGGPCGACKFLRRKCVKSCVFAPYFDSDQGTTHFAAVHRVFGASNTSKLLLRVPPHRRLDAVVSLCYEALSRVRDPVYGCVANIFSLQQQVNRRLERAFGGARERW, encoded by the exons ATGAGCAACAATGGTGGTGGTGGGCCTTGTGGAGCCTGCAAGTTCTTGAGAAGAAAGTGTGTGAAAAGCTGTGTGTTTGCGCCATACTTTGACTCAGATCAAGGGACAACTCACTTTGCGGCGGTGCACAGGGTGTTCGGAGCTAGCAACACCTCCAAGCTCCTCCTTAGGGTACCTCCGCACCGCCGTCTAGACGCTGTCGTTTCACTCTGCTATGAAGCTTTATCTAGGGTTAGAGATCCTGTGTATGGCTGTGTTGCTAACATCTTCTCCCTCCAACAACAG GTGAACCGGAGGTTGGAGCGCGCTTTTGGAGGTGCTAGGGAGCGTTGGTGA
- the LOC111908183 gene encoding LOB domain-containing protein 19 isoform X1, translated as MSNNGGGGPCGACKFLRRKCVKSCVFAPYFDSDQGTTHFAAVHRVFGASNTSKLLLRVPPHRRLDAVVSLCYEALSRVRDPVYGCVANIFSLQQQVINLQEELTYIRARISMLQQSPLFLSTISVVPFEHAKFEQTSLVLHECSNNDDTLTRQEPEESDLEMLAREFLTKYVSTN; from the exons ATGAGCAACAATGGTGGTGGTGGGCCTTGTGGAGCCTGCAAGTTCTTGAGAAGAAAGTGTGTGAAAAGCTGTGTGTTTGCGCCATACTTTGACTCAGATCAAGGGACAACTCACTTTGCGGCGGTGCACAGGGTGTTCGGAGCTAGCAACACCTCCAAGCTCCTCCTTAGGGTACCTCCGCACCGCCGTCTAGACGCTGTCGTTTCACTCTGCTATGAAGCTTTATCTAGGGTTAGAGATCCTGTGTATGGCTGTGTTGCTAACATCTTCTCCCTCCAACAACAG GTTATTAACTTGCAAGAAGAGCTAACATACATTCGTGCTCGAATTTCAATGTTGCAACAATCACCTCTATTTCTTTCCACCATATCGGTTGTTCCTTTCGAACATGCTAAATTTGAACAAACGTCACTTGTATTACACGAATGCTCCAACAATGACGACACCCTAACAAGGCAAGAACCTGAAGAGAGTGATCTAGAAATGTTAGCTCGAGAATTCTTGACAAAGTATGTGTCTACTAACTAA